A window from Drosophila nasuta strain 15112-1781.00 chromosome 3, ASM2355853v1, whole genome shotgun sequence encodes these proteins:
- the LOC132789780 gene encoding uncharacterized protein LOC132789780 gives MAALPDRFNAGKRLFWCEFLKLYEQMPELWNVHNLDYRNKELRNESYEILQTKLKEIEPNATKADVGRRINIFRTNYRREQMRIWKQQELGLHPNLCKPTLWFYENMSFLQTQESFQHRSKRSRLWNKQDTPQDFKADVGSHSSSEVPESSLSFLQHLQSNLDPLDTTPTAFLAPATTNRDTMPTAFDESMLISPKIEIFDSDPSMEVNRQGLNDDVKMDNVNSSIPDIGEPNGSSAPASTAMKGLQTDNASPILSEASEALAKSWAIQYEEMAPTQRILARKAIADILFEGCMGNLRVNRGDRTTVVNNV, from the coding sequence ATGGCGGCGTTGCCAGATCGCTTCAATGCCGGTAAGCGGTTATTTTGGTGCGAATTTTTGAAACTCTACGAGCAGATGCCCGAGCTGTGGAATGTGCACAATTTGGATTATAGAAATAAAGAATTAAGGAATGAATCATATGAAATTCTGCAGACAAAGCTCAAAGAAATTGAACCAAATGCCACAAAAGCCGATGTCGGTCGACGGATCAACATTTTTCGCACAAATTACAGACGAGAACAGATGCGGATTTGGAAACAGCAAGAACTGGGATTGCATCCCAATCTGTGCAAGCCCACATTGTGGTTCTACGAGAACATGAGTTTCCTGCAGACCCAAGAGTCTTTTCAGCACAGATCTAAAAGGTCGCGACTGTGGAATAAGCAGGATACACCACAGGATTTCAAGGCAGACGTTGGTTCACATTCATCTTCAGAGGTCCCTGAGTCGAGTCTATCCTTCCTCCAGCACCTGCAGAGTAATTTGGATCCATTGGACACAACGCCAACGGCATTCTTAGCACCTGCCACCACAAATCGCGACACAATGCCAACAGCTTTCGATGAGAGCATGCTAATCAGCCCAaagattgaaatatttgatagTGATCCGTCGATGGAAGTGAATAGACAAGGTCTCAACGATGATGTTAAGATGGATAACGTCAATTCGAGTATCCCAGATATTGGCGAGCCAAATGGCTCGTCTGCACCGGCATCGACTGCAATGAAGGGTCTTCAAACCGACAACGCATCTCCCATTCTCAGTGAAGCCTCCGAAGCATTAGCAAAGTCCTGGGCCATTCAATATGAGGAGATGGCGCCGACGCAACGAATTCTGGCGAGGAAAGCTATTGCCGATATTCTCTTTGAAGGATGTATGGGCAACTTGCGGGTCAATCGTGGCGATCGCACTACTGTGGTTAATAATGTTTAA